In a genomic window of Chthonomonadales bacterium:
- a CDS encoding glycosyltransferase family 39 protein: protein MPTRQAWRGLMAAIACAYAVLAVAHALTTPVLSSGSLINAPDEPAHLAYVRALAVGHRLPQRGDREFPTYQWHQPPLYYALAASVYPLGPVAVRLLGIVFGLLTLVAIWCGARGLFPGDPGLAALAAGAAALVPMRQAVTSSVGNDALTELLFAASLAVMLRIVLVGLTTRRSIALGALLGAALLTKASGFLLLPMAAAALWLATREGTSRSRAAVGAAQAALVVLALAGPWYARNLRVYGELTPVRSFAAEFAGTQKASDWIGKAPLRVDLWSGSLVPGPTMTRTGYEALVANWSWRTFWAAYTPLRKATIGAPDFLPPPYYLLCALIALSAAAGWLVRRPAIEPAFATSQRRASALLAGVALLVLTSFAAFAWTYFQAQGRYLYPAMLPLALLGAAGLRRAAGPARRDAVSLAVLGLLLVLSALFYAAAILPAYA, encoded by the coding sequence GTGCCGACGCGCCAGGCCTGGCGCGGCCTGATGGCGGCCATCGCCTGCGCGTATGCCGTGCTCGCCGTCGCACACGCGCTCACGACCCCGGTCCTGAGTTCCGGGAGCCTCATCAACGCACCCGACGAGCCCGCGCACCTGGCATACGTGAGGGCGCTGGCAGTTGGCCACCGACTACCGCAACGCGGCGACCGCGAGTTCCCCACCTACCAGTGGCACCAGCCGCCGCTCTACTACGCACTGGCGGCGTCGGTCTACCCGCTCGGCCCCGTCGCGGTCCGGCTGCTCGGCATCGTCTTCGGGCTACTGACGCTCGTCGCGATCTGGTGCGGCGCCCGCGGCCTGTTCCCGGGCGACCCGGGACTCGCGGCGCTGGCGGCCGGCGCCGCCGCGCTCGTCCCGATGCGCCAGGCAGTCACGTCGAGCGTGGGCAACGACGCGCTGACCGAGTTGCTGTTCGCCGCCTCGCTCGCCGTCATGCTCCGGATCGTGCTCGTCGGCCTCACGACGCGGCGTAGCATCGCGCTTGGCGCGCTGCTCGGCGCGGCCCTGCTCACCAAGGCCAGTGGCTTCCTCCTGCTGCCGATGGCTGCAGCAGCGCTCTGGCTGGCCACCCGTGAAGGCACATCGCGGAGCCGCGCGGCCGTCGGCGCTGCCCAGGCCGCCCTGGTCGTGCTCGCGTTGGCCGGCCCCTGGTATGCGCGCAATCTGCGCGTTTACGGCGAGCTCACGCCGGTGCGCTCGTTCGCGGCCGAGTTCGCGGGCACGCAGAAGGCGAGCGATTGGATCGGCAAGGCGCCGCTCAGGGTGGACCTCTGGTCGGGCTCCCTGGTGCCTGGCCCGACGATGACGCGCACGGGGTACGAGGCACTCGTGGCGAACTGGAGTTGGCGCACCTTCTGGGCGGCCTACACCCCGCTCCGCAAGGCGACGATCGGCGCTCCGGACTTCCTGCCACCCCCCTACTATCTGCTCTGCGCCCTGATCGCCCTCTCCGCCGCCGCCGGGTGGCTCGTTCGCCGGCCGGCCATCGAGCCAGCGTTCGCGACCAGCCAACGGCGCGCGTCGGCGCTCCTGGCTGGCGTGGCGCTGCTCGTCCTGACGTCCTTCGCGGCCTTCGCGTGGACGTACTTCCAGGCGCAGGGCCGCTACCTCTACCCCGCGATGCTCCCCCTGGCGCTGCTGGGCGCCGCCGGGCTTCGCCGGGCGGCGGGGCCGGCGCGTCGCGACGCCGTGTCGCTCGCGGTGCTCGGGCTGCTTCTCGTGCTCTCGGCCCTGTTCTACGCGGCGGCCATCCTGCCTGCCTACGCCTGA
- a CDS encoding metallophosphatase, producing MTPRITILHTNDLHSHLTEAQAARLRALRDQVGEAGLLLDAGDAVSSGNLTFRLGGEPILERMSDAGYDAMVVGNREFHFTQAGFHAKVRRARFPVLSANARPTGPAVTLPVVPSITRVLTGGVRVAVFGVTVPMITERMLARKVSACVFEPPGEAAAREARRLRPSCDLLICLSHAGLRADREIAAADLGIDLIVGGHSHAVLPEGERIGGTLVVQGGWWGHYVGRVEVTFEEAQPALRANLSAL from the coding sequence GTGACTCCGCGCATCACGATCCTCCACACCAACGACCTGCACAGCCATCTGACCGAGGCCCAGGCCGCGCGGCTGCGGGCGCTGCGCGACCAGGTCGGCGAAGCCGGCCTGCTACTGGACGCCGGCGACGCCGTCTCATCCGGCAACCTCACGTTCCGGCTCGGCGGCGAGCCGATCCTCGAGCGCATGTCCGACGCGGGCTACGACGCGATGGTCGTCGGCAACCGCGAGTTTCACTTCACCCAGGCCGGCTTCCATGCCAAGGTGCGGCGCGCCCGCTTCCCGGTGCTCTCGGCGAACGCACGACCCACGGGGCCGGCCGTCACGCTGCCGGTGGTCCCGAGCATCACGCGCGTGCTGACCGGCGGTGTGCGAGTCGCGGTGTTCGGCGTGACCGTGCCGATGATCACGGAGCGCATGCTCGCCCGCAAGGTGTCGGCGTGCGTGTTCGAGCCGCCCGGCGAGGCCGCCGCGCGCGAGGCCCGCCGGCTCCGGCCCAGTTGTGACCTGCTCATCTGCCTGAGCCACGCGGGCCTTCGCGCCGACCGCGAGATCGCCGCGGCCGACCTCGGCATCGACCTGATCGTCGGCGGTCACAGCCACGCGGTCCTGCCGGAGGGTGAGCGCATCGGCGGTACGCTCGTGGTTCAGGGCGGCTGGTGGGGCCACTACGTTGGCCGTGTTGAGGTCACTTTCGAGGAGGCACAGCCCGCGCTGCGCGCGAACTTAAGCGCGCTATGA